One bacterium DNA segment encodes these proteins:
- a CDS encoding type II toxin-antitoxin system prevent-host-death family antitoxin, with product MKTKEKVMNATDFKAKCLQVLDELEPGGVLIVKRGKPVARVIPVSERNALELVGSLKGKIKIKGDILSTGTKWNAQS from the coding sequence ATGAAGACAAAAGAAAAGGTAATGAACGCCACGGACTTTAAGGCGAAATGCTTACAAGTTCTGGATGAATTAGAACCGGGTGGTGTTCTGATCGTTAAAAGAGGTAAACCGGTGGCACGGGTTATTCCTGTATCCGAGAGAAATGCTCTGGAGCTCGTTGGAAGTTTAAAAGGTAAGATCAAAATCAAAGGTGACATTTTGAGCACAGGAACGAAATGGAATGCTCAATCTTGA